The Thermanaerovibrio acidaminovorans DSM 6589 genome contains a region encoding:
- a CDS encoding LTA synthase family protein codes for MKFRGNPGGIRGLAGHLIWPLAVWTVSSFKFLALCDSMRGGSQWWPQVLWSTILGALALSGLPLLLPRRVRPLGFVAVSALVSALCLADLLYYRYYTDLFTVRSLSLAGQLGDVWDSVRSLFSMGDLLFLMDLPVLLAVALLDLRSRERDLRFRFRAAGTCLCLLGLLPFGFQTGIVRLRVPGYVRAMWDRPAVMFTLGPVGYHLADLINASSDLFASRAVAAQDEEALLDWAVKRRQQVPVSQRDSLHGAGKGLNLIVVQVEALQGFVMNLKVGGQEVTPNLNRLARRSLYFPNVYNQTGAGNTCDAEFMVQTSLFPSATGVAYVRFSGNYFESLPRILQRNGYETLSMHGNRASFWNRHRMHPALGFQEFFSKERLRSDEEIGLGLSDRSFFEQGARILSERKGPFYAFMVTLSSHHPFSFQGIPRTLKLDGSLEGTFLGDYLNAIHYADAQIGRFLQDLRRRGILDRSVLVVYGDHTAIPNANGSELEVLLEQDLKDPLRWRALQKVPLMIRLPKGRGARVVETTGGHVDIGPTVASIMGVNMPLAFGQDLLTARVGTVVFRNGTFIRGGVFVDPTARMAWSMGTLSEVPFDAYRDLAEGASEALRLSDLLLEKDMAQRVCERLP; via the coding sequence ATGAAGTTCAGGGGTAATCCGGGTGGGATCCGGGGGTTGGCGGGGCACCTCATATGGCCCCTGGCGGTCTGGACCGTCAGCTCCTTCAAGTTCCTGGCCCTCTGCGACTCCATGAGGGGGGGATCCCAGTGGTGGCCCCAGGTTCTCTGGTCCACCATCCTGGGTGCCCTGGCCCTTTCGGGGCTGCCCCTTCTGCTCCCCAGGAGGGTGAGGCCCCTGGGGTTCGTGGCGGTGAGCGCCCTGGTGTCCGCCCTCTGTCTGGCGGACCTGCTCTACTATAGGTACTACACGGACCTCTTCACCGTTCGCAGCCTCTCCCTGGCGGGACAGCTGGGGGACGTGTGGGACTCGGTCCGGTCCCTCTTCTCCATGGGGGACCTGCTGTTCCTCATGGACCTGCCGGTCCTCCTGGCGGTGGCCCTCTTGGACTTGAGATCCAGGGAGAGGGACCTCAGGTTCCGCTTCCGGGCCGCGGGGACCTGCCTGTGCCTGTTGGGCCTTTTGCCCTTCGGCTTCCAGACCGGGATCGTCAGGCTCAGGGTGCCCGGCTACGTGAGGGCCATGTGGGACCGGCCGGCGGTGATGTTCACGCTGGGGCCCGTGGGGTACCACCTGGCGGACCTCATTAACGCCTCGTCGGACCTCTTCGCCTCCCGGGCGGTGGCCGCCCAGGACGAGGAGGCCCTCCTGGATTGGGCGGTCAAGCGCCGCCAGCAGGTGCCGGTCTCCCAGCGGGACTCCCTCCACGGGGCCGGCAAGGGGCTCAACCTGATAGTGGTCCAGGTGGAGGCCCTCCAGGGGTTCGTCATGAACCTGAAGGTGGGGGGCCAGGAGGTGACCCCCAACCTTAACCGCCTGGCCCGGCGGAGCCTCTACTTCCCCAACGTCTACAACCAGACCGGTGCGGGCAACACCTGCGACGCGGAGTTCATGGTCCAGACCTCCCTCTTCCCCTCCGCCACCGGGGTGGCCTACGTGAGGTTCTCGGGCAACTACTTCGAGTCCCTCCCCCGGATCCTCCAGAGGAACGGCTACGAGACCCTATCCATGCACGGCAACAGGGCCTCCTTCTGGAACAGGCACCGGATGCACCCCGCCCTGGGTTTCCAGGAGTTCTTCAGCAAGGAGAGGCTGAGGAGCGATGAGGAGATAGGCCTGGGCCTGTCGGACCGGAGCTTCTTCGAGCAGGGAGCCCGGATCCTATCGGAGCGGAAGGGGCCCTTCTACGCCTTCATGGTGACCTTGAGCAGCCACCACCCCTTCTCGTTCCAGGGGATACCCAGGACGCTCAAGCTGGACGGGTCCCTGGAGGGGACCTTTCTGGGGGATTACCTCAACGCCATTCACTATGCGGATGCTCAGATAGGCAGGTTTCTGCAGGATCTCAGGAGGAGGGGGATCCTGGACAGGTCGGTGCTGGTGGTCTACGGGGACCACACCGCCATACCCAACGCCAACGGGTCGGAGCTGGAGGTCCTCCTGGAGCAGGATCTAAAGGACCCGTTGAGGTGGAGGGCCCTGCAGAAGGTGCCGCTGATGATACGGCTCCCCAAGGGCAGGGGTGCCAGGGTGGTGGAGACCACCGGGGGGCACGTGGACATAGGCCCCACCGTGGCGTCCATCATGGGGGTGAACATGCCCCTGGCGTTCGGCCAGGACCTTCTAACCGCCCGGGTGGGCACCGTGGTCTTCCGAAACGGGACCTTCATAAGGGGCGGGGTCTTCGTGGACCCCACCGCCCGGATGGCCTGGAGCATGGGGACCTTGTCGGAGGTGCCCTTCGACGCCTACCGGGACCTGGCGGAGGGGGCGTCGGAGGCGCTGCGCCTGTCGGACCTGCTACTGGAGAAGGACATGGCCCAGAGGGTTTGCGAGAGGCTGCCTTGA
- a CDS encoding pyridoxamine 5'-phosphate oxidase family protein encodes MIVLAKLKDMYDFLAKNPFGFLATWSEGGPRVRPFMFQFEDRGCPLFCLSNDKEVYGQLKADPRCEVAFCTPDWSVTLRIRGKAEFFPGLEQKKRILDGNETLREMYGTPDNPRFEVFRLVDFEAFFWDFSGRKDPVER; translated from the coding sequence GTGATCGTTTTGGCCAAGCTGAAGGACATGTACGACTTCCTGGCCAAGAACCCCTTCGGGTTCCTGGCCACCTGGTCGGAGGGGGGGCCCCGGGTTAGGCCCTTCATGTTCCAGTTCGAGGATCGGGGTTGTCCCCTTTTCTGTCTTTCCAACGACAAGGAGGTTTACGGACAGTTGAAGGCGGATCCCCGCTGCGAAGTGGCCTTCTGCACCCCAGACTGGTCCGTTACGCTAAGGATTCGGGGTAAGGCGGAGTTCTTCCCGGGCCTTGAGCAGAAGAAGCGGATATTGGACGGGAACGAGACCTTGAGGGAGATGTACGGAACCCCGGACAATCCCCGGTTCGAGGTGTTCCGCCTGGTGGACTTTGAGGCCTTCTTCTGGGACTTCTCGGGCCGGAAGGACCCGGTGGAGAGGTAG
- a CDS encoding ornithine cyclodeaminase family protein, with product MDPLRLIRGGVLKRVLPMSEAVKGVKRALSAWSSGSCQVPVRERLSLKLGDVLFMPASVDHVVETAGVKVISVFPGNLAQGKPSITSLMVLISSETGEVEALLDGTELTRIRTGAVTACGTELLAREDARIGALFGTGGQAMTQLEGMLHARSLEEVKVYDQFRERIMAFIEAARPMAEARGCRLVPAEDPEEAVANAMVVTTVTTSSTPVFPGAMLPMGAHVNAIGAYTPSARELDTETLTRADLVFVDNLKAVMEEAGDLLIPISEGAFGPERITGELGEILLGLKQGRSSSAQITVMKSVGFGALDVVCARRALDLALKMGLGEELEI from the coding sequence GTGGATCCCTTGAGGCTGATAAGGGGCGGTGTTCTGAAGCGGGTGCTCCCCATGTCCGAGGCGGTGAAGGGGGTAAAGAGGGCCCTGTCCGCCTGGTCTTCCGGGAGCTGTCAGGTGCCGGTCAGGGAGAGGCTGTCGCTGAAGCTCGGGGACGTGCTCTTCATGCCCGCGTCGGTAGACCACGTGGTGGAGACCGCGGGGGTCAAGGTTATATCCGTCTTCCCCGGAAACCTGGCCCAGGGGAAGCCCTCCATAACGTCCCTGATGGTGCTCATCTCCTCCGAGACCGGCGAGGTGGAGGCGCTGCTGGACGGGACGGAGCTCACCCGGATCCGGACCGGGGCGGTTACCGCCTGTGGCACGGAGCTGCTGGCTCGGGAGGACGCCAGGATCGGCGCCCTCTTCGGCACCGGTGGTCAGGCCATGACCCAGCTGGAGGGGATGCTTCACGCCCGGTCCCTGGAGGAGGTGAAGGTCTATGACCAGTTCAGGGAGAGGATAATGGCCTTCATCGAGGCCGCCCGTCCCATGGCGGAGGCCCGGGGTTGCCGTCTGGTCCCCGCGGAGGATCCGGAGGAAGCGGTGGCCAACGCCATGGTGGTAACCACCGTCACCACCTCCAGCACCCCGGTCTTTCCCGGGGCCATGCTCCCCATGGGGGCCCACGTGAACGCCATAGGGGCCTACACCCCCTCCGCCCGGGAGCTGGACACCGAGACCCTCACCCGGGCGGACCTGGTCTTCGTGGACAACCTGAAGGCGGTCATGGAGGAGGCGGGGGACCTGCTGATCCCCATATCCGAGGGGGCCTTCGGTCCCGAGCGGATAACCGGCGAGCTGGGGGAGATCCTGCTGGGGCTGAAGCAGGGGAGGAGCTCCAGCGCCCAGATAACCGTAATGAAGAGCGTGGGCTTCGGTGCCCTGGACGTGGTGTGCGCCCGGCGGGCCCTCGACCTGGCTCTCAAGATGGGGCTTGGGGAGGAGCTGGAGATCTAG
- the glgB gene encoding 1,4-alpha-glucan branching protein GlgB: MSDYDVYLFKEGRHFRLYRCLGCHPMEVDGQPGALFALWAPNAEWVSVAGDFNGWDPDSHRLYPRWDGSGIFEGFVPFAKAGDVYKYVIRSRVTGETYEKTDPFGFLFECPPRSGSVVWDLSYSWGDGEWMEGRGAKNWLESPWTIYEAHLGSWQRVPEEGNRPLYYREAAERLGNYLRETGFTHLELLPVMEHPFYGSWGYQTLGYFAPTSRYGSPQDFMCLVDHLHRLGIGVILDWVPSHFPKDGHGLGFFDGTCLFEHQDPRKGYHPDWKSGIFNYDRPEVVSFLGSSAAFWCDVYHADALRVDAVASMLYLDYSRPPGEWVPNRYGGRENLGAIEFLRAMNAELYRSFPGVETIAEESTSWPMVSRPAFLGGLGFGMKWNMGWMHDVLRHMSRDPIHRRWHLEELTFGLWYNYSENFVLPLSHDEVVHGKGSLWGKMWGDPWQRAAALRLLYGWMYCHPGKKLLFMGGEFGQEAEWDHDRSLDWHLIAQSDLHRGVFQWVKDLNRFLRERPCLYQLDFQREGFQWVDCDDRDNVVLSCIRFSRDGGMVLGIGNFTPVTRRGYVVGVPRGGFWREALNSDGACYGGSGEGNLGGVWARDQGSHGRPFSLELTLPGHSFIFLEPA, encoded by the coding sequence ATGAGCGACTACGACGTTTACCTTTTCAAGGAGGGGCGGCACTTCCGACTCTACCGGTGTCTCGGTTGTCACCCCATGGAGGTGGACGGCCAGCCCGGGGCCCTCTTCGCCCTTTGGGCCCCCAACGCGGAATGGGTGTCGGTGGCGGGGGACTTCAACGGATGGGACCCGGACTCCCACCGGCTCTACCCCCGGTGGGACGGGTCCGGGATCTTCGAGGGTTTCGTCCCCTTCGCCAAGGCGGGGGACGTCTACAAGTACGTGATAAGGTCCCGGGTGACCGGCGAGACCTACGAGAAGACGGATCCCTTCGGCTTCCTCTTCGAGTGTCCTCCCAGGAGCGGTTCGGTGGTGTGGGACCTGTCGTACTCCTGGGGGGATGGGGAATGGATGGAGGGGCGGGGGGCCAAGAACTGGCTGGAGTCCCCCTGGACCATATATGAGGCCCACCTGGGTTCCTGGCAGAGGGTGCCAGAGGAGGGGAACCGTCCGCTGTACTACCGGGAGGCGGCGGAGAGGCTTGGCAACTACCTGAGGGAGACGGGCTTCACCCACCTGGAGCTGTTGCCGGTGATGGAGCATCCATTCTACGGATCCTGGGGCTACCAGACCCTGGGCTACTTCGCCCCCACCTCCCGCTACGGCTCCCCCCAGGACTTCATGTGCCTGGTGGACCACCTACACCGGCTGGGGATAGGGGTCATCCTGGATTGGGTTCCCTCCCACTTTCCCAAGGACGGCCACGGGCTGGGCTTCTTCGACGGCACCTGCCTTTTCGAGCACCAGGACCCCCGAAAGGGTTACCACCCGGACTGGAAGTCCGGGATCTTCAACTACGACCGGCCCGAGGTGGTCAGCTTCCTGGGGAGCTCCGCCGCCTTCTGGTGCGACGTGTACCACGCGGACGCCCTGCGGGTGGACGCGGTGGCTTCCATGCTCTACCTGGACTACTCCCGGCCCCCGGGGGAGTGGGTCCCCAACCGGTACGGAGGGAGGGAGAACCTGGGGGCCATCGAGTTCCTCCGGGCCATGAACGCGGAGCTATACCGGAGCTTCCCGGGGGTGGAGACCATAGCGGAGGAGTCCACCTCCTGGCCCATGGTGAGCCGACCCGCGTTCCTGGGGGGGCTAGGCTTCGGCATGAAGTGGAACATGGGCTGGATGCACGACGTGTTGCGCCACATGTCCCGGGATCCGATCCACCGGAGGTGGCACCTGGAGGAGCTCACCTTCGGCCTCTGGTACAACTACTCGGAGAACTTCGTCCTACCCCTCTCCCATGACGAGGTGGTCCACGGAAAGGGCTCCCTGTGGGGGAAGATGTGGGGGGATCCGTGGCAGAGGGCGGCGGCGCTAAGGCTCCTCTACGGCTGGATGTACTGCCATCCGGGCAAGAAGTTGCTCTTCATGGGGGGCGAATTCGGCCAGGAGGCGGAGTGGGATCACGATAGGAGCCTGGACTGGCACCTGATAGCCCAGTCGGACCTGCACCGGGGGGTCTTCCAGTGGGTCAAGGACCTGAACCGTTTCCTCCGGGAGCGGCCGTGCCTCTACCAGCTGGACTTCCAGAGGGAGGGGTTCCAGTGGGTTGACTGCGACGACCGGGACAACGTGGTCCTGTCGTGCATCAGATTCTCCCGGGACGGGGGAATGGTGCTGGGCATAGGCAACTTCACCCCGGTTACCCGCCGGGGTTACGTGGTGGGGGTCCCCAGGGGAGGCTTCTGGCGGGAGGCCCTCAACTCCGACGGGGCCTGCTACGGGGGCTCCGGGGAGGGCAACCTGGGTGGGGTGTGGGCCCGGGACCAGGGATCCCACGGCAGGCCCTTCTCCCTGGAGCTGACCCTGCCGGGCCACTCGTTCATCTTCCTGGAGCCCGCTTGA
- the malQ gene encoding 4-alpha-glucanotransferase → MSMFLERRRGVLLHFTSLPGPYGAGDLGPVARSVAEGMAAQGWTIWQMLPLNYPNPAMGFSPYASYGALPLNPTVISLDDLAEEGWIPGEELRNLQVRLPDPWRADLQGAFRARRAGVALAFQALKRGHMRDRYLEFRQREWEWLEGWGVFMALKDSLGGSHWVHWPERFRSLERALAHWDEGLEEGAELYRFEQFLARRQLDRFRAHCEALGVRLLGDMPIYVAHDGMDPWACPYLFELDGEGNPVEVAGVPPDYFSETGQRWGNPLYRWEAMGEDRYLWWRVRLRKALEWFHAVRLDHFRGFAGYWAIPAEEMTAVRGRWRPGPGEALFDALVEDLGGDPSGEGPSLPIVAEDLGVITQDVTRLRLRYRLPGMRVLQFAFSGGDDNPHLPFNHEGLGLAYTGTHDNDTTLGWWLSASAEERRGLFRYVGRPLTAEEAVREMVRLALNSPSRWRIVPLQDLMLLGSRHRMNTPSSREGNWVFRAMRVELDGLLGG, encoded by the coding sequence ATGTCCATGTTTCTGGAGCGCAGGAGGGGAGTGCTGCTTCACTTCACGTCCCTGCCAGGTCCCTACGGGGCAGGGGACCTGGGGCCCGTGGCCAGGTCCGTGGCGGAGGGGATGGCCGCTCAGGGGTGGACCATCTGGCAGATGCTGCCCCTCAACTACCCTAACCCCGCCATGGGCTTCAGCCCCTACGCCTCCTACGGGGCCCTGCCCCTGAACCCCACGGTGATATCCCTGGATGACCTGGCGGAGGAGGGCTGGATACCCGGGGAGGAGCTCCGCAACCTCCAAGTACGGCTGCCGGATCCCTGGAGGGCGGACTTGCAGGGGGCCTTCCGGGCCCGAAGGGCGGGGGTTGCCCTGGCCTTCCAGGCCCTCAAGAGGGGGCACATGAGGGACCGGTACCTGGAGTTTCGCCAGCGGGAGTGGGAGTGGCTTGAGGGCTGGGGGGTCTTCATGGCCCTGAAGGACTCCCTGGGGGGCAGCCACTGGGTCCACTGGCCCGAGCGCTTCAGGTCCCTTGAGAGGGCCCTGGCCCACTGGGACGAAGGGCTGGAGGAGGGGGCGGAGCTGTACCGGTTCGAGCAGTTCCTGGCCAGGCGACAGCTGGACCGGTTCAGGGCCCACTGCGAGGCCCTGGGGGTGAGGCTCCTGGGGGACATGCCCATCTACGTGGCCCACGACGGCATGGACCCCTGGGCCTGCCCGTACCTGTTCGAGCTGGACGGGGAGGGGAACCCGGTAGAGGTGGCTGGGGTGCCGCCGGACTACTTCAGCGAGACCGGCCAGCGGTGGGGCAACCCCCTGTACCGGTGGGAGGCCATGGGGGAGGACCGGTACCTATGGTGGCGGGTGAGGCTCCGCAAGGCCCTGGAGTGGTTCCACGCGGTCCGGCTGGATCACTTCCGGGGTTTTGCGGGGTACTGGGCCATACCGGCGGAGGAGATGACCGCGGTGAGGGGCCGTTGGAGGCCGGGGCCAGGGGAGGCCCTTTTCGATGCCCTGGTGGAGGACCTGGGGGGAGATCCATCCGGGGAGGGACCCTCCCTGCCCATCGTGGCGGAGGACCTGGGGGTGATAACCCAGGACGTTACCCGCCTCAGGCTAAGGTACCGGCTACCGGGGATGCGGGTCCTCCAGTTCGCTTTCTCCGGGGGTGATGACAATCCCCACCTGCCTTTCAACCACGAGGGGCTGGGATTGGCGTACACCGGCACCCACGACAACGACACCACCCTGGGCTGGTGGCTATCCGCCTCGGCGGAGGAGAGGAGGGGGCTCTTCCGGTACGTGGGGAGGCCCCTCACGGCGGAGGAGGCGGTGAGGGAGATGGTGCGCCTGGCGCTGAACTCCCCCAGCCGGTGGAGGATCGTGCCCCTGCAGGACCTGATGCTATTGGGGTCCAGACACCGGATGAACACCCCCTCGTCCCGGGAGGGCAACTGGGTCTTCCGGGCCATGAGGGTGGAGCTTGACGGGCTCCTTGGGGGTTGA
- a CDS encoding alanine/glycine:cation symporter family protein: MDLLRFVQEVNRVLWGYLLIFLLCGTGLFLTFKLRFVQIRLFGRAFRKAFGELNLFGQRAGREGMSSFQALATAIAAQVGTGNLAGAATAIAMGGPGAIFWMYLAAFFGMATNLAEATLGQLYKTQDDRGNVTGGPAYYISQGLHMPRMAAFFSIAIIAALGFMGNMVQSNSIADAFKTAFNVPPLVTGLALGAVGAFVFIGGIGRIAAVTEKMVPLMAGIYILGSLYIIVTYIPQLPHVIWSILLGAFDPMAATGGVVGATIREAARYGIARGLFSNEAGMGSTPHAHAVAKVSHPAEQGLMGIVGVFIDTFVVLNMTAFAILCTGVLDGKTTGIALTQRAFTAAMGPMGNAFVATCLLFFAFSTIVGWYFFGEANVKYLLGTRGLTPYKLAVVGFIILGSTLKVDLAWELADTFNGLMVLPNLLALIMLAPQVIKALKDFETQDPNHRG; encoded by the coding sequence ATGGATCTACTGCGTTTCGTCCAGGAAGTTAACCGGGTGTTGTGGGGCTATCTGCTCATCTTCCTGCTCTGCGGCACCGGCCTGTTTCTCACCTTCAAGCTTCGCTTCGTCCAGATCCGGCTCTTCGGGAGGGCCTTCAGGAAGGCCTTCGGGGAGCTGAACCTCTTCGGCCAGAGGGCTGGCAGGGAGGGCATGTCCTCCTTCCAGGCCCTGGCCACCGCCATCGCCGCCCAGGTGGGAACCGGCAACCTGGCGGGGGCCGCCACCGCCATCGCCATGGGGGGCCCGGGGGCCATCTTCTGGATGTACCTGGCGGCCTTCTTCGGCATGGCCACCAACCTGGCGGAGGCCACCCTGGGACAGCTCTACAAGACCCAGGACGACAGGGGCAACGTGACCGGGGGCCCCGCATACTACATAAGCCAGGGGCTCCACATGCCCCGCATGGCGGCCTTCTTCTCCATCGCCATAATCGCCGCCCTGGGCTTCATGGGCAACATGGTCCAGTCCAACTCCATCGCCGACGCGTTCAAGACCGCCTTCAACGTACCCCCCCTGGTGACCGGCCTGGCCCTGGGAGCAGTGGGGGCCTTCGTGTTCATCGGCGGCATAGGCCGAATAGCGGCGGTGACCGAGAAGATGGTGCCACTGATGGCGGGGATCTACATCCTGGGCAGCCTCTACATAATAGTCACCTACATACCCCAGCTGCCCCACGTGATCTGGTCCATCCTGCTGGGGGCCTTCGACCCCATGGCGGCCACCGGAGGGGTCGTGGGGGCCACCATCCGGGAGGCGGCCCGGTACGGCATCGCCCGGGGGCTCTTCTCCAACGAGGCGGGGATGGGGTCCACCCCCCACGCCCACGCGGTGGCCAAGGTAAGCCACCCGGCGGAACAGGGCCTCATGGGCATCGTTGGGGTATTCATCGACACCTTCGTGGTGCTCAACATGACCGCCTTTGCAATCCTCTGCACCGGCGTCCTGGACGGCAAGACCACCGGCATAGCCCTCACCCAGCGGGCCTTCACCGCCGCCATGGGCCCCATGGGCAACGCCTTCGTGGCCACCTGCCTCCTCTTCTTCGCCTTCTCCACCATCGTGGGCTGGTACTTCTTCGGGGAGGCCAACGTGAAGTACCTGCTGGGAACCCGGGGGCTCACCCCCTACAAGCTGGCGGTGGTGGGCTTCATCATCTTGGGGTCCACCCTCAAGGTGGACCTGGCGTGGGAGCTGGCGGACACCTTCAACGGCCTCATGGTGCTTCCAAACCTGCTGGCGCTGATCATGCTGGCCCCCCAGGTGATCAAGGCCCTCAAGGACTTCGAGACCCAAGATCCCAACCACAGGGGCTGA
- a CDS encoding LTA synthase family protein has protein sequence MLAVILLGGQAWGEEVPFGAFRGYNLIYIQMESIQQFLIGSRVDGREVTPNLNRLHSSGVSFSRCYAQTGMGNTSDAELLAMCSILPLPDGAAFKDISKPMRSLPRALKEAGYHTYAFHGNSPSVWNRKKVYPLIGIDRYYHQGALVNDQLVGLGISDLSLSRQLIHTLSRGLLREPFFALVMTLSSHHPYKVDKVWDFDSGKFQGTTLGDYLQSANYTDHAVGLLVDWVTRSPLGRRTIIALYGDHRAPGIGDTEELNRFLEMNSMERLTREPHRQRDFGRVPMILLIPSREGYLRLQVDRPVGQLDLAPTVAHLLGIPFEGAGQNVLGEGTDLVPFPQDEIIYRDYWSAFGGKRVVDLTLNASAPPVLNPQWREAERVKALSRRMLGLP, from the coding sequence ATGCTGGCCGTAATCCTGCTCGGAGGCCAGGCCTGGGGGGAGGAGGTGCCCTTCGGGGCCTTTAGGGGCTACAACCTGATCTACATCCAGATGGAGTCCATCCAGCAGTTCCTCATAGGCTCCCGGGTGGACGGCCGGGAGGTTACGCCGAACCTGAACAGGCTCCACTCCTCCGGGGTCTCCTTCTCCCGGTGCTACGCCCAGACCGGCATGGGGAACACCTCCGACGCGGAGCTGCTGGCCATGTGCTCCATCCTGCCCCTTCCGGACGGGGCGGCCTTCAAGGACATATCCAAGCCGATGCGATCCCTTCCGAGGGCCCTCAAGGAGGCGGGCTACCACACCTACGCCTTCCACGGCAACTCCCCATCGGTTTGGAACCGGAAGAAGGTCTATCCCCTAATAGGCATCGACCGCTACTACCACCAGGGGGCCCTGGTGAACGACCAGCTGGTGGGGCTGGGCATATCGGACCTGAGCCTCTCAAGGCAGTTGATCCACACCCTCTCCCGGGGTCTCCTAAGGGAGCCCTTCTTCGCCTTGGTGATGACCCTCTCCAGCCACCACCCCTACAAGGTGGACAAGGTGTGGGACTTCGACTCCGGGAAGTTCCAGGGCACCACCCTGGGGGACTACCTCCAGAGCGCCAATTACACGGATCACGCGGTGGGGCTCCTGGTGGACTGGGTGACCCGATCCCCCCTGGGAAGGCGGACCATCATCGCCCTCTACGGGGACCACCGGGCACCGGGGATCGGGGATACGGAGGAGCTGAACCGGTTCCTGGAGATGAACTCCATGGAGAGACTCACCCGGGAGCCGCACCGGCAGAGGGACTTCGGCCGGGTCCCCATGATCCTGCTGATCCCCTCCAGGGAGGGGTACCTCAGGCTCCAGGTGGACCGGCCGGTAGGGCAGCTTGACCTGGCCCCCACGGTGGCCCACCTATTGGGGATCCCCTTCGAGGGGGCGGGGCAAAACGTCCTTGGAGAGGGGACCGATCTGGTCCCCTTCCCCCAGGACGAGATCATATACCGGGATTACTGGAGCGCCTTCGGCGGCAAGCGGGTGGTGGACCTTACCCTCAACGCGAGCGCCCCACCGGTCCTCAACCCCCAGTGGCGGGAGGCGGAGCGGGTGAAGGCCCTCTCCAGACGGATGCTGGGCCTGCCCTGA
- a CDS encoding glycosyltransferase family 2 protein produces MSGEEMFYFSVWWGWWLVQCCLYLLFGLLIADGIYQFVVSFRGWWTPKAPPKASRYRRFAVLIPAHNEARVIGPLLESLKEQDYPKDCYRVFVSCDNCTDHTAQVAALHGAVPLIRTDTTKSGKTWNVRWALTQIPMDEVDALVMFDADNLASRDFLSRMNDYMEAHPEAEAVQGVLDVKNPDDNWLTKAYALAYWYTNRFWQLARSNWGLSCTLGGTGLVIRSSTLRRIGWNLESLTEDLEMSTRLILSGSRVHWNEHAVVYDEKPLDYRISVRQRTRWMQGHYWVCWRYGMEALKMFFRTRRLQYLDLFLYLLAPAKACISLLAMFAGMAYTVINNAILFPTLESKAPTTPLEWMAFVGLPVAMILAHCLFVALVGPSMHRRRLCLGYVKDVFGYFLFGLSWIPILFKAAFLAKDQGVWVKTEHTRSISIGQVTNR; encoded by the coding sequence ATGAGTGGTGAGGAGATGTTCTACTTTTCCGTATGGTGGGGCTGGTGGCTGGTTCAGTGCTGTCTGTACCTGCTCTTCGGGTTGCTGATCGCCGACGGCATATATCAGTTCGTGGTGAGCTTCCGGGGCTGGTGGACCCCCAAGGCGCCCCCCAAGGCCTCCAGGTACCGGCGCTTCGCGGTGCTGATCCCCGCCCACAACGAGGCCCGGGTCATAGGACCCCTTCTGGAGAGCCTCAAGGAGCAGGACTATCCCAAGGATTGCTACCGGGTCTTCGTGTCCTGCGACAACTGCACCGACCACACCGCCCAGGTGGCGGCCCTGCACGGGGCGGTTCCCCTCATAAGGACCGACACCACCAAGAGCGGCAAGACCTGGAACGTCCGCTGGGCCCTGACCCAGATACCCATGGACGAGGTGGACGCGCTGGTCATGTTCGACGCGGACAACCTGGCATCCCGGGACTTCCTCTCCCGGATGAACGACTACATGGAGGCCCACCCGGAGGCGGAGGCGGTCCAGGGGGTTCTTGATGTCAAGAACCCGGACGACAACTGGCTCACCAAGGCCTACGCCCTGGCCTACTGGTACACCAACCGGTTCTGGCAGCTGGCCAGGTCCAACTGGGGCCTGTCCTGTACCCTGGGGGGCACCGGGCTGGTCATAAGGTCCTCCACCCTCCGCCGCATCGGCTGGAACCTGGAGAGCCTCACCGAGGACCTGGAGATGTCCACCCGGCTCATCCTTTCCGGCAGCCGGGTCCACTGGAACGAGCACGCGGTGGTGTACGACGAGAAGCCCCTGGACTACCGCATATCGGTCCGGCAGCGGACCCGGTGGATGCAGGGCCACTACTGGGTCTGCTGGCGGTACGGAATGGAGGCCCTCAAGATGTTCTTCCGGACCCGGCGGCTTCAGTACCTGGACCTGTTCCTGTACCTGTTGGCCCCCGCCAAGGCCTGCATATCCCTGTTGGCCATGTTCGCCGGCATGGCCTACACGGTGATAAACAACGCCATCCTCTTCCCCACCCTGGAGAGCAAGGCCCCCACCACCCCGCTGGAGTGGATGGCCTTCGTGGGGCTCCCGGTGGCCATGATATTGGCCCACTGCCTCTTCGTGGCCCTGGTGGGACCCTCCATGCACCGCCGCCGCCTCTGCCTGGGCTACGTGAAGGACGTGTTCGGCTACTTCCTCTTCGGCCTATCATGGATCCCCATCCTCTTCAAGGCCGCCTTCCTGGCCAAGGACCAGGGAGTCTGGGTGAAGACCGAACACACCAGGAGCATCTCCATAGGCCAGGTTACCAACCGCTGA